The stretch of DNA CCGCCCCCCAACACTCTGTCCAGCTCAGAAATACCAGAAAAAATACGCTTAAACCCTGCTTTTTTCAATTTTTCTGTTTTGGCTGGCAAAAACTTTTTTTTCTCTCGGATTTTTCCACCCAAATGTAGCTCCTTAAAGCTATTCCACTGACCGCAGTGAGGACATTTTCCCAACCATTTAGCGGATTCAAAACCGCAATTAGAACAAACATACACTGAAGCTACCATTAACTCCAGTATAAACAAAATAACAAAACCAACAAGCGAAAAACTCAAGAACCAATTTTCAAATCTTGAATCTTTAACTCTACCTTTGGACGACCAGCATAGTTGTCACAAATAAGAGAATAAACTAAATCTACTTTTTGCCCCCTACTTAAATGATTATTCAGGTCTCCTCCGTTAAAATAAACAGCCCGCATAACCTGACCCCCTTCCTGTAGAAAAATAGAAAGATGCCTGTTGCCATTCCCCATTGTTTTTAAATCCACAACCTCTGCTTCTTGGGTTAAAAATAAAGGTTTAGGATTACCCATACCAAAAGGTTCAAAATCCTGCATTAACTGCCAAAAACTAAAATCAATATCCTTAAAACTCAATATAGCGTCAATCTCTAACACCGGTAGCAAATCTTCTTCTTTTATTTTCTCTTCTGCCAATTGCAACAGCTTTTCGTAAAATTCCTCAACCTTATCCAACGCCAACTCTACACCAGCAGCTTTGGCATGACCGCCACCTTTGATAATAAAATCTTTAACTTCAGCCAAAGCCTCAACCAAATGAAAACCATCAATAGAACGTGCTGATCCTCTTGCTGTTTTTTCTCCTCTCTGTAAAACAAAAACCGGACGGTTAAAAGTTTCTTTTAGTTTGGAAGCTATTAAACCAACTAAACCAGAAGGCCATTCTTTATCTTGCACTAAAATAATCTTATGGCGGTGAAGTTTATTTTTTTCAATCTGCTTCAAAGCCTCTTTAACAAACCTTTCTGTCTGGCGCTGACGTTCACGATTCACTCCGTCTAAAATCTGGGCTAAACGACAAGCCTCCTTTCTGTCTTGAGTAGTCAAAAGTTTAAAAGAAGTTTGGGGATTGTAAATTCTTCCCGGAGCATTAATTCTGGGAGCAAGAATAAAACCTACTCGATAAGCATCAATAGTATCAGATTCCAACCCTGATATCTTGATTAGCTCCTGCAACCCTACCCTTTTTGTCTTTTGCAACACCCTAAGACCAAATTTAGCCAAAACCCTGTTTTCAGAAATTAAAGGAACCATATCAAAAATCACTGAAATTGCCATTAAATCTAAAGACCAACGCAAAAAATCATTACTAATCCTTTTGTCCATCCTGGAAATACCCTGAATCAACTTAAAAGCAACAGCCGCTCCAGAAAGCTCTCTAAAAGGGTACTTTTCGTCTTTTCTCTTGGGATCAATTACTGCCAAAGCTTGAGGCAAAACTCTGCCGGTCTCATGATGATCACAGATTATAACATCTATACCTAATTTTTTTGCCAAACGGCAAGCTTTTAAGTCTTTAATACCAGCATCTACAACTACTATTAATTTTACCCCTTTGCTAGAAAAATAGTTAACCGCTTGAGGAGAAAAACCATAACCCTCAGAACGGGAAGGAATATAGACCAAAGTCTTAAGCCCTAATTTTTTAAAAGCTTCAGATAAAAAAGCGGCTCCAGGTATACCATCAGCATCATAATCACCAAAAATACCGACCTTTTCCTTGTTTTTGGAAGCTTGAATAATACGTTTTGCTGCTTTTTCTAAATCACGAAGCCTAAAAGGGTCAAATAAATCTTTTTTGGTATCTGGCTGCAAAAAAGACTGCACCTCCTTTTCAACCTTTTTCAAAGAAGAAATAACTCCCCGATTGTATAAAAGTTGAACTTTTAGGTCATTACTAACTTTAGGGAAAATTCGCCACTTAAACTTTGATTTCATCGTTCTATTTTACAAAAACCCGATGAGAAAAGCGAAGATCAATATATTCAGTAGGAGCAATCATCTCTTTAGCCCTGATAAATTGAGATAACATCTCCTGAGGAGAACGCGTCGGAGAAACAATCAAGGCTATGCCATTATCAGTAAAAGCCCAAAGATCAAACAAAGACTCATTAATTTCAAAATGATCTATTTTTATTCCTTTTTCTTTGGCTTCTTTTTGAAAACTTAAAAGAAACTCCCCAAAAGAGTAAGGTATAATTTTTCTGCCAATCGCAACAGGCAGATTTTTATTATCCTTAACTCTTAAGAGCTTGCTATTTTTACCCTCTTTAATCACCCGCCCCTTTTCTCCAAGCAAAAAAGTTTTTCCTCCTGTTTCCCAATTCATTATTGGAGTTGTCTCCTGAAGCACTATTTTGACTGTGTGAGGCAAACCTTTGAAAATCAAAACTTCTAAAACTAAAGGGTTTTTACTCAAGATCTGATCTTTAAGATTTTGACCCTGCCAAAGAAAGATATTTTTGCCTAAAGCTTCTGATTTGGCTATCTCTTCTATTTCCTTTTTTTCCACACCCGCGGTATGCCCTATCTCTATCTCCTTAATAACAAAAACAGGTGAAAGCAGAAAAAGATAGAACAAGGCGGAAATAATAGCTACAAAAAAAATAACCAAAAATATCTTTTTCCAAGGTATTTCTGTTTTTTTTGAAGACCTGTAACCGGGAATAACTTTAGGCATGCGCTGAATGCTCATCTAAAAAATTAATTAACCAACCTTGTTAGCAAACTTTTTACTTTTCTTCTTTAAGTTCAGCTACCTCTATCTCCTCTTCCAGCATTATAGCAAATTTTTTCCTCACCGCCTCTTTGGCTCGCTCTGCTAATAACAAGTAGTCTTTGCTTTTGCCACCACCCAAATTCACAAAAAAATTAGCGTGAATTTCAGAAATCTGGATTCTGCCTAAACGTTGACCTTTGAGGCCAGCGCTATCAAGCAGAAATCCAGCTGAAATCCGCCCCTCTCTTTTGGGACCTTTAAAACCAGCCGGAGCTAAAGGATTTTTAAAAACACAACCCAAAGAAGGCAACCGAGGTTGGCTTTTCTGTCTGATAAGAAAATGAGACTGAATCATTCGCTTAACCTCAACCATTTGCTTAGGCTCAATCTTTAGCCTGACATTTAAAACCACAGGATAAGAAAGAAAACCGCTTCTTTTCCCTGCTCCCTTAAGCGCAGAAGAACGATAATTAAGAGCTAATTTTTCTTGCGACCAATAAGACTCATTCCCCTTTTTGTCCAAAACATTTATCCCTAAAAGCACATCTTTAATCTCTTTAGAAAAGGCACCAGCGTTATTTACCACTGCCCCAGCCAAAGTGCCTGGTATAGTAGCCAAAAACTCCAAACCGCCCTTATTACGCTGGGCTAACTCTTTAACTAATGACAAAAGAGTGATACCTGAAGGAGCCAAAACTTCATTCTCACTTACCCTTACAGCCTCTTCAGAAGATAAACGATTGTAACGGTTAACTATTACCAAACCAGAAAATCCTTCATCTAAAAAAAGAATATTGCTGGCACTACCAACTACTACATGAGGCAGATTTAAAGAACGGGCTATTTTAACCGCTTTTATCAACTGCTTTTTATTAAACGCCTTAAAAAGATAACGCGCTCTTCCTCCTAAACGAACAAAACTCAATTTTTTCAAAGGGAAACCACGCTCAATTGGGCCTAACTTTTGCTTAAGAATAGCTTCAGTTTCGTCTTTGGCGGAAAAGAAAATCATAATCCCAATACCTCCTTTACTTTAGCTTGGATTTTGGCAAAATTCCCCCCGTAAGGCAAAAGCACATAAGCCCCATTACGATAACTGCTGTACAACAATCCATCCTTGCGGTTATCAATCACATAATTATTTTTTAGAGAAAAATTAGGTATTTCTTTAAGAAAAGATATGGTCTGATTATAAGAAATATCAGTTCTCAAATGGGAAGAAAGAATTTTAATAATATGGTAAAGCCTGAAGGGGTTAAGATAAACCTTATCTTTTAAAAACTTATCTTTGAGTGCCAAAATAACCTGCTGCTGTCTGCGGGAGCGGTCAAAATCAGAATCAGTATACCGAGAACGAACATATCTCAAAACCGTTTCCCCATCCAGATGGTGCCAGCCGGCAGTTAGATAAAGATCGACTACAGAATCATTAAAGTTTTTCTCCACTTCAATATCTAAACCCCCTAAAGCATCAATTAATTCCCTAAATCCATAAAAATCCATCTTTACATAGTAATTAATAGGAATACCCAAGACAGAAGAAACCAACTCTTTTGCATAATCTCCCCCGCCACCATAATACCTGTCTCCACACCAAAACATGGTATTAATTTTATGAAAACCGCATTTCCCCACCTTTAAATAAAGATCTCTGGGCAAAGAAATCAAATAAGCTTCTCCAGAATCCTTAAGAATCAATACCTGAATGCTATCTACTAAAGCGCCGCCGGGGTGGCCAGCCCCGCCTGACCCTAAAAGCAAAAAAGAGGTATAACCGGAAAAATCAACACTTGAAGGTATATAAGCGCTTTGGCTTTTATCCTCTTCAGTTTCATAAGAGGCAATGGAACTAACTTTGGGTTGGAAAATATTATTTTTAGCCTGAGCAAGAAAAAAATAACCATAAGCTAAAAAACCAGTAAAGAGCAAGACTACTGCCAAGGCCACAATCTCCCACCAAAAAAGCCTAAAGTTGCTCTTTTTGTTTTTGGAAAGATCAAAATTAGGCATCTTTTTTGTCCTTTAATAAAGCGAGAATCTCCTGGGCTATTCTTTCTGCTGAATGAGGATAAAAAAGCTGGAAAAGATTATTGCCCATTTTCTCCCTTTCTTCAGGATGGGCGATAAGATAACTTACTGTTTGCCAGAATTTTTTTGGATCAAATCGGGACTCAACAAACATCTTTGCCCCTCCCAATGAAGTAGCAAATTTAGCATTAAAGTACTGGTGATTCTGGGCTGCATAAGGATAAGGAATAAAAAGCACTGCCTTTTTCAAAAAAGCCAGCTCAAATAAAGTATTAGCCCCTGCCCGAGAAATTACCAAATCAGCAGCCGCCAAAAACAAAGGCATTTTATAGGAAAAAGCAAAGATGTGATATTTTTTTTGCAAAACTTGAGGAAGTCTGGCTTTGACTTCTTTTGTTTTAATAATCCCCTGTTTACCAGTCAAATGAACCACCTGTACTTTTTTCAAAAGATAATCTATATTTTGCCAAACTAGCTCATTTAAAAACATTGCTCCTAAACTGCCGCCAGTAATAACTAATATCGGTTTGCCATTATCAAGATTAAGCTTACTTAAAATACTTTTGCGATTTTTAATTTTAAAAAAATCTGAACGAATAGGAATGCCAGCATGGAATAACTTAGGACGAAGACGCTTGGGGTACAAGGAACAAGGAAAAG from bacterium encodes:
- the recJ gene encoding single-stranded-DNA-specific exonuclease RecJ, which encodes MKSKFKWRIFPKVSNDLKVQLLYNRGVISSLKKVEKEVQSFLQPDTKKDLFDPFRLRDLEKAAKRIIQASKNKEKVGIFGDYDADGIPGAAFLSEAFKKLGLKTLVYIPSRSEGYGFSPQAVNYFSSKGVKLIVVVDAGIKDLKACRLAKKLGIDVIICDHHETGRVLPQALAVIDPKRKDEKYPFRELSGAAVAFKLIQGISRMDKRISNDFLRWSLDLMAISVIFDMVPLISENRVLAKFGLRVLQKTKRVGLQELIKISGLESDTIDAYRVGFILAPRINAPGRIYNPQTSFKLLTTQDRKEACRLAQILDGVNRERQRQTERFVKEALKQIEKNKLHRHKIILVQDKEWPSGLVGLIASKLKETFNRPVFVLQRGEKTARGSARSIDGFHLVEALAEVKDFIIKGGGHAKAAGVELALDKVEEFYEKLLQLAEEKIKEEDLLPVLEIDAILSFKDIDFSFWQLMQDFEPFGMGNPKPLFLTQEAEVVDLKTMGNGNRHLSIFLQEGGQVMRAVYFNGGDLNNHLSRGQKVDLVYSLICDNYAGRPKVELKIQDLKIGS
- a CDS encoding FtsQ-type POTRA domain-containing protein — its product is MSIQRMPKVIPGYRSSKKTEIPWKKIFLVIFFVAIISALFYLFLLSPVFVIKEIEIGHTAGVEKKEIEEIAKSEALGKNIFLWQGQNLKDQILSKNPLVLEVLIFKGLPHTVKIVLQETTPIMNWETGGKTFLLGEKGRVIKEGKNSKLLRVKDNKNLPVAIGRKIIPYSFGEFLLSFQKEAKEKGIKIDHFEINESLFDLWAFTDNGIALIVSPTRSPQEMLSQFIRAKEMIAPTEYIDLRFSHRVFVK
- the murB gene encoding UDP-N-acetylmuramate dehydrogenase gives rise to the protein MIFFSAKDETEAILKQKLGPIERGFPLKKLSFVRLGGRARYLFKAFNKKQLIKAVKIARSLNLPHVVVGSASNILFLDEGFSGLVIVNRYNRLSSEEAVRVSENEVLAPSGITLLSLVKELAQRNKGGLEFLATIPGTLAGAVVNNAGAFSKEIKDVLLGINVLDKKGNESYWSQEKLALNYRSSALKGAGKRSGFLSYPVVLNVRLKIEPKQMVEVKRMIQSHFLIRQKSQPRLPSLGCVFKNPLAPAGFKGPKREGRISAGFLLDSAGLKGQRLGRIQISEIHANFFVNLGGGKSKDYLLLAERAKEAVRKKFAIMLEEEIEVAELKEEK
- a CDS encoding LCP family protein, with product MPNFDLSKNKKSNFRLFWWEIVALAVVLLFTGFLAYGYFFLAQAKNNIFQPKVSSIASYETEEDKSQSAYIPSSVDFSGYTSFLLLGSGGAGHPGGALVDSIQVLILKDSGEAYLISLPRDLYLKVGKCGFHKINTMFWCGDRYYGGGGDYAKELVSSVLGIPINYYVKMDFYGFRELIDALGGLDIEVEKNFNDSVVDLYLTAGWHHLDGETVLRYVRSRYTDSDFDRSRRQQQVILALKDKFLKDKVYLNPFRLYHIIKILSSHLRTDISYNQTISFLKEIPNFSLKNNYVIDNRKDGLLYSSYRNGAYVLLPYGGNFAKIQAKVKEVLGL
- a CDS encoding UDP-N-acetylglucosamine--N-acetylmuramyl-(pentapeptide) pyrophosphoryl-undecaprenol N-acetylglucosamine transferase, whose protein sequence is MAKITIGLTGGGTAGHIWPTIEVGKALKAKEPKARIVYFGLKNSLEEELAKKAGFEFFSITSGKWHRFFSFSNLFTPLKIGCGICQARALLRKEDVKVLFAKGGFVSFPMVLAAYSLKIPIIGHESDSIMGKTNAYLLRFMKKMAVAFPCSLYPKRLRPKLFHAGIPIRSDFFKIKNRKSILSKLNLDNGKPILVITGGSLGAMFLNELVWQNIDYLLKKVQVVHLTGKQGIIKTKEVKARLPQVLQKKYHIFAFSYKMPLFLAAADLVISRAGANTLFELAFLKKAVLFIPYPYAAQNHQYFNAKFATSLGGAKMFVESRFDPKKFWQTVSYLIAHPEEREKMGNNLFQLFYPHSAERIAQEILALLKDKKDA